Genomic DNA from Euleptes europaea isolate rEulEur1 chromosome 14, rEulEur1.hap1, whole genome shotgun sequence:
GCCAACTGATTGGACAAAAAATGTCCCCCTTTAATTAAGGCTTAGTGGAATGTGATTTACCAGGTGAGGTTATTTATCTTtatgccatgaaaatcttcacCTGCCCAGTTCAGCTGGGAGTCCATTCTCAATCAGAGATCTAAACGCACAAGCATTAAGATTGCCATCCATCTCTAACAAGAAAATCATATGTGCACAAAGCCAAGATTCAAATTTGGGCTGCACAGAAAGAAGAAAGCCCCAATCTGCATCAATAGCTAAATATATCACTTAAagatttggggagaaaagctgggacgaggaaagggtggggggaaatgccagGTGGATGCTGTGTGGCCACTGTAAATGCCTTTGCATTTGCAGAAGTTTGAAGGCTCCACAGAGAATCATTGCTGTGTGGAAACAACCAAAAtctgcaaacaaaacaaagaaaaatacagGAATAACCCTGAGAGGGGTCAGTTCCCCCCATCCCAGGGGTTCCTATTTCTGAGAACTATCCACCATCTGAGAACTATCCACCATCAGCTTCATTTCTGTCTGTCCACACCAAGGGAGTTAGTTGTGCACAGACCACCTTTTGGAGGGGCTGCCATGGCTGAGGGGGAAGGCTCACCCAGTACCATTTAACCCTGGAGTGTCTAACATAtagcccatgggccggatccggccccttgagagctgttatccagcctgcgagccagccaaggcacccataccccccagtcctgatctgggctggcgagacatggtCTGGCCcaaccaagcgacatttatgtcatatccagccctcataacaaatgagtttgacacccctgatttaaccAGCCACTGCCATTCCTTCCTAGGCGTCACTACCAATGCTTTGACTTTACTTGAGTGAAACACTTTGGCTCCTCCCTTCTGGTTTTGTAAATGAGCACCCCTGAAATCTACTTTTGATAGGGGCATGGTATGTGGGTCGGGGGGTTATAATAGGAAATGACTAAAAATGCTGGACAGACAGTGAAGAAGAGAAAGGAGCTGTGCTCCCAGGCCAACTTAGTGAGCCCATACCAAATAATAGTGAGTTCTTGATCAaataaagaggaggaggagcaggagagtgAAAAGATCAATGCTGAACCTCAATGGTAAACATTTAGCAAATATTTAGCACAAATTATTTGGTTTTCTCCTGAGCTTCCCAGAGAAAGTGAGAAAACTAAATATTTTATCAGGAGGGCTTTTGTTTGCATGACTCTCATGGGTAGAGGTAtataaagaagaaggagaaggagacatGGATAAGTCCCTTCGCTTTGACCTTTCATTTGTGCCTGGCCCAGGATCAAAATGAAGACACTTGTAAGTATATTTGTCAGTTTCTCGAAGTTTAATGTAAAGTAAGACATGGAAGTGTAGTGGTCAGAGGGGCAAAGGGCTGAAGTAATGCTTGAAGATCAGGTGAAGTGAGGAGATTAGGCTAGGAGCTACTAAAGGTGATCTTATGGCACTTTCATATGCATATGATTGTATTTCATATACACATGGACACTTTTCCAAGAAGGGGAACTATAGCACTGTCATTCTTCTTTTCTGTCCAGTTATGATCTCTTTTCAAAGCGACTGTGAGGCTTAACCCACCCAAGCTGAACAATGGCTTGAGCCTTGCAAGTTGTTACTTTGGGCAGTCATTTTCAAACTTTCTACCAATCTGTAGAACATATTCAGTGTTGATATATCTACTGAGGAACCCCTGAGCATTGGACACAGGGCCCCAACCATTGCGGAGGGTTTGGGGGAATGTTATCAGGTACAGAGTCAGGCCTCTTTAGCTTCACTGTCACCCAGCATTAACTGAGTAAATATcccgggatgcccccccccccacgctcttCCAAGTGGGCAGTGACAAGGAAACAGGTAAGGATGGGCATTGGTCATTGTATGGAACCCCATTAAACTTCTGAGGAGAACTTCTCAGAACACAGATGCAAAACTAGGGAGGTACACCTATGAAGGATGttccaggctggggccaagaCACCCCAATGTCGCTCTTCTATCTCCCGTTCTTAAAGGTCTTTTCTACATGCCCCAGTGGGGTTTCCAGCACACAGTCACAGAACTCTTACCAGGACCTGATAGCGTAGATGTTTATCCACTTATCCATGGCATGATATGCTACAGAATCCATCACTTGTGTGCCTCTTCAGCACACAACTGAACCCGTTTACACAATGGGGCGGCTATGGAGCTGAtaatgcaatcctatacagagttatacTTTCCTAATTCAATTGAAGTCTTAGAAAGGTGTATCTCTGCTTAAGATTGTACTGTGAATGTTCATCATGGAAAAACTGCTTGCTTGAACCACCACAGCCCTTTTGAGCCTCAATATTTTGCTTTATAAGCCATATCTCAGAGGATTGTTAATCCAGTAATTAAAATGAAGGAGTTATTCTGGAACTATCAAGAGCAGCAATCCTTTAAGTTAATTAAGGGAGACCATGTCAACATGTAACATTTATTTGTatgtttacttcatttgtaccccacctttctcccaaagtggcttctatcatttgcctctcctccattttgtcctcacaacaaccctgcgaggtaaatTTGCTATGTAcatgactgacccaaggccacccagcaagcttccataacagaatagggatttgaacctgggtctcccagatcctactcagaCACTCAAACCCCTACAAAATGCAAAATTGATCAACTACAATATCCTATTAAAGTTGTTCATCACAGTTGATTGTAGGAGGAAAGGCAAAGGGATATGAGGTTCTGGATCCCATCTAACTGCATAGCATTTTAAGGACATgtaaggctgttaccacactaggtattcccagcaatgtatcaagagtttggaaatgttataaaaaacatcgctttaaaagggtttttggatgccacagctaaaaaatggttggaagacatcttcacagctaaaggggccaaacaaagtgcgaacagtattttttataacagtttcaaacttttaatacatcggtgggaatacatttataacattttcaaactcttaatacattgctgggaatacctagtgcggtaaaaCAGGCTTGAACATGACGGTTTTATTTTCATTCCATATCAAGATTGtgactgttttattttcattctaTTTCAAGATTCTGGTTGCTGTACTTGTGGAGCTTGTAATGGCCTCAGCCTCGGAGAGCAATGTAAGTAGCCAAGCAGGCATTCTTCCTTTGCTCGGTCCTCAGCCCTGCTTCCTCTTTGTGCATGGctcattttaaaaacagagaGGAGCCAGAGATGATCCTGCCTGAAATCCATAGTCTCTTGCCACAGCTGTCTGCAATAGTTAGAgactattatcatgccaataaaggtgactgaaacaaaTTAGAGACTACTCAGAGCCTGCAGTGCGTGTTGGGATCAGACCACATCTCAGCTCCATTACTATTGCAACGAATTCTCCTGCAAGCCTCCTGCAAgtttttgggggttaccgcactcgtattcccagtgatgtattaagagtttgaaaacgttataaaaactactgttcgcactttggctgttaccgcactaggtattcccagcaatgtattaagagtttgcaaatgttataaaaaatagtgttcacactttctatgtattcccaccgatgtattaagagtttgaaactgttataaaaaatactgttcgcactttgtttggcccctttagctgtgaagacgtcttccaaccattttttagccttatatccaaaaacccttttaaagcaatgttttttataacatttccaaactcttgatacatcgctgggaatacctagtgcagtaacagcctttgtttggcccctttagctgtgaagacatcttccaaccattttttagtcgtggtttccaaaaacccttttaaagcgatgttttttataacattttcaaactcttaatacatcgctgggaatacaaagtgtggtaatccCCATTGTCTCCACCCTCCATCTGAAATATGGAATTCATAACCTTGATCTACCTTACAAAGTTGCTGCAAGGATAACTGAGATAAGCTATGAGTCATTTTAGTATTTTAGGGAAAGTACCATTATGTAAATGGAATTATTACGGTTGCATTAAGATCAGCATTTAGACGATATGGGCCAGTCCTCATTTTTCTAATCCACTAGTCCACAGTTTGGACTAGTAGGAACAGGCATAGTGATTCTTCCTGAGGCTTGCATCTGGGGGCATCCTAAGAGCAAGGATGACCCAAAACATGGTGCCTGAGTTAGAAAGTCCAAACAGTGGACTACCTTAGTGAAGTGAATGGGAGAAACTGATGAGTCTTGTGGTGTTCTtgttctcattcatttcaataaTCTTTATATAGGAAGAACTTTCTTGTGGGTTGTGAAGGTCCCATTACTTCTGCGGTAGAGCTCATGTCTTGTAACCAaccaacctttattgctcattgacagagtctcaagcatttacattgtacaaGGGAAACATGTCTTGTATGGAAAAGGTTCCATGTTCAATCTGtagagaaaaggatcttgggagaTGTTAGATGACTTGCTAGTCAGTGTAAATTGAACTAAATTCATCTGGTCATATGACTTGATGTAAATTAGCACCATACATACAGTTGTGTCCCATTGGCCTGGTCTGCTGGTTTCTCCTGCCAATTAACGGTGCCCAAAACTGTCACATGATATTGCTGGCCCACCTTGCCTTCCAAAGACCCCCAAAGTGAAATTTGAcatggatttttgttttttaggCTATACAGCTCATAAACAAGGGTAATAATGGAGGAACTGTCTACCAGACAGTGAACATCAACAATAATTACAACGTTGCTACCTTTAACACTTACTTAGGAACACACTCAACCAATGCGATTGTTGACTACAATGCTGTAAGTGTCAAGTGGGTGAATCTCActattttctctctgtgtgtgtttcacTTGGTGGAGGAGATGATGCAGGTGTTTCCCTTTAAGCTCTTGCAGCATACACTGATTTCCTCTAAAGGACAAGGTTGGTAATACCAAAAGACAGAGTCTCTGCCAGAAgttccctgccccaaggagtttACAGTCTAGGAGAACAACCCAGCCCTTCCACTCCAGGTACCAATGTGGGGCTCATTAATTTTCTATTTAGCTGTGAACATAAGGGGACAAGGAAGAGGAATATAGGAACAGGATTGCAGTTTTAATGTCTGGTGTAATTTTAggcagttttattgcattgtttatcatatgtattgtaataaatattatacaaatgaagtcagtaaataaatgagggggagaggaagaggagctggACTGAATCACACATTTCATGAGTGAGACAAACAGTGGAAGAATGGAAGATGGATGAATGAAAGCAAATGTAGAATCAGGCTTTGTTTCAGTTTGGGGTAAGGATTTAGAAAGACAATTCTTCCTATCTTTCTTAGTAAAGCATTAGCATTGGCTGGAAGCTTTATTTAATAACATCACTAATGAAGAATTTCAGCCAGGATACTGATCCCATCCAGAAGTGGCAACATTTGGGAGAATCTACCACATAGAACAGAAGTGAACAGCGATAAATTTGTTACTAACATTTGCTTTATGTTTTGCAGGGGCTGATTGTTTACCAGTTGCCTTACAAGAGGATCTGTATTGTGTCCCGGATGAATCGAAGCACTTTCCCAAGCATATCACAGCTTGAAAACATGGTCCATGAGGTATTCAGTGAACATACAGAATCACCACTGGCCCAATACATGAGGGTTCCTGAGGGAGAAAATCCAATAGCACCCCTTGCCCACTAATTCCCCTGGAGTGAAATCCAGCGGCGAGATGTCCTGTACAAGATCCATTGAATGCAATTAGGATTATGCTAGAACTCCCTATGTTTCCCTAACACTAGATGCCCTGGAGAGAAGCTGTGGTTGGTACAGAAACgttgggcaaaaatgcacggtcgctttagcctcctttattccctgtttcagccaggattcagccaggatcgaacacatgttctgcgaaaacgcatgcattcgatcctggctgaatcctggctgaaatagggaatgaaggaggctaaagcgaccatgcgttttcaccctctcTGTGCCTAGATAATATAGATAAACCCAGAATGACAGTTGACTCAAAAGTTGTCTGAAGTGAAATATTGAGGCAAATATGGAGGGGGTTTTGCTTAGTTGAATATTCACcagtctatcacatttttatcacaCACACAGAAAGTTAAGAGAAGCAAAAGGAATTTAATGATGACATGAAATTTCTCAGGTGTGTTTCAGTCTCTCTGGGGTAGTAATACTGTTGGGGAGCTGCCTCACTGCCCACAATAGCCATCTCCCACTATGAAGGGAGCTAGTGTCCGAAATGCAGAGTGTAGGTAGAAGATGGTTCTTGCAGATCAGTTGTCTAATTGTCATTGAGATTATCAGCAGTTTATCTGAGCACAGTTAATAATGCAAAGTAACACAACAGATTATTTGTCTGTTCTGCCACACAGGAGAATCCGTCACTGCATGCCCTCCACAGAAACTACGGTATCTCTCGCAAGCTAGTAAAAAATCTGTATCAGCTTGGAAAGCCCACTCAAGCGATGTGTGGAGGTTTCACCACCTACTGGGCCACTGAATTCCAAAGTGAGTTTGCCAAAATTTCACAGCATTCCTAAAACCAGAGGTAGGATCGTACATATTGATTCCACAGCAGGGGTTCTCGTCTTGCTGAACTGGTTGAGGTCCATCAGCAAGTGGCTTCTCCAGCAAAGATTCTTCAACATGCATCCACGCAGCTAATGGAGGACATGTGAAGGTTGCATAGTCTATTTGACTGGGTTGCAATGTTAAAATGAATTGGAGTGAGGTGCCTACGTTCATTGGCaaggggtttagaagggtgtaactttgtgtAGGTTTTctccctaacagcccattcccgagcctcaaggacaaaagtcctttggagaccaggaaggggctgcgccggcatttgtgccccctgtgctggcgtccatgccacttatgccatcccGGATGGCACGGATGCCGGTGGGGGGACTCAGACGCCATTCTCATGGCGCTGCTGCAGCGACACCACCGAgggacactggctgggccttcctctggcatcccactggtgcaaagcccCATGCCTGCATCCTGGGGGTGTTCCCAGACCgtgctgggggcagagctgccagtaggcagcttcctgtccccttttggccctggctgccgaaggctcaggaatgggctgcccatgtaacAGGAGATAATTATTTGTTCTATTTAAGGATTAATTTATATACGGCTTTACCTCCATGAAATTCAGCAGCATGTATAAATTTCCAAACTGATCTCCCATCTAGGCGCTGATCAGATCTCATCATCCTTAGCTTCAGCAAGCTATTTTGGGCCTTCTAAACATGCCTCAAGACCATAGATGACATTAAGAATTTAAAAACACTTTTATTGTGATTTTGATAGCTCCCAGTGACTTCCTAAGAGCCTTGTAAGTGGATTGATaatggaacattttttaaaaacatggcactttaagtcaggggtgggcaAGTTTTGGGGTCTAAGGATTATATCTGAGTCTCTACCCACTTTCGAGGTCTCTGATTTGGATGCTGGCTCTTCCTGTTTCCTGGGCAGAGACCCAGGTGTGGTATTTTGCTCCACTCTGCTGCTCTTAATAGCATTTGAGTTCTTTAATAATTTGCAGGAGGGAATGATCAACCCACTGGTGCTGCAATCTGGCAGGCTGATGTTCACTGCAAATAGTTCAGCGGCTTGAGAGCTAGATAGGACCTCAGGCTGTAAATTGCCCACCTTTGACCTTAATGGCCACTTCATAAGATGTATTTCAAAACTGTGGgataaaaagggaagaaaaggcctacaataggattgtcaacctccaactgagctccagccgatagagatcagttcacctggagaaaatggccactttggcaattggattctatggcattgaagtccctccccaagccccaccctcctcaggctctgccccaaaaacctcccactgatggcaaagagggacctggcaaccctagcctacaaGCACAGATACTGAAACAGGCACCACCTTGCTGGCAAATCCCTTTAATAAAccatttgggttttgttttgttttcattaccATTTACCATGAAAAAATATTACAGGAACAATGCCTTTTGGCAGTGCAGATTATTTCGTTAGAAGACAACATGTTGGTGAACACCTATTTAACTTTCCCCTTCTTTAATCTCCAGGACTGGATCCATCAATCGGAGGCAGAGGCTGCGCAGGAGTGCGCCTTCTTATCCTTGATGTGAACTTATGCGGAGGCATTTCCCTCTTCTAACCAGGGATGGACGTCTGTCTCCCAGCTTAACTGTATTTGGCATCATCTACTCCAAACCTACACATCCTGTGACCCACCAAAGCAAATGCAGCCTTCCAGCCATGTTTTGTGACCCGACAGGTACTTAACAACCTCCATTTGTACCTTCCCGAGCAGGTAGCGAATGGATGCAGTTTAGCAAACTCCCAGTGAGCTGCCATGCCAATCAAGTGGACTATATTTGGATTGATGGGTCACAGTCTGTGCAGGTCTAACCTACCCCGATGGTATCTCTTTAAATTCATTGAAGGATGAGTGCCCATACAAGCAGTAAACATTTAAAGCCAGAGTCTATAAGAAAATGCATACAGCAGTGGGCTATCTGTGAGCTGTTGTATGCTActaaataaaaaaatcaatacTATCTCTACCGATCACCTGTTCAGAGGGGTGAAGGAGCCTCACCACTGCTTCAGCAAATATCAGTTTTTGAGCATGGTGCTTAGGCAGGGAGGAGGTTGGGAagaatgtgatatcacttctgagtgacatcagaagtgacatcagaagGCTGCCTCTCTTGGCCTTTGCAGTCTTTAACATAGAGACTAGGGGGAAATCCTAGAGTGTGACTATGTGGAGGTCATTTTTTCTCCAACTCCTCAATTCCTTGGGGGTGGGAAAATTGGGTCTGGAGGCTGGTAATTCCCTGCCCCGGGCAGGTAAATAAGAGGCCTAAGCTCAGTGTAGGAAAGGTGAGAAAAAGAGCCTaatattgccgaaggctttcactgtcagagttcatcagttcttgtaggttatctgggctgtgtgaccgtggtcttggtattttctttcctgacgtttcgccagcagctgtggcaggcatcttcagaggagtaacactgaaggacaatgtctctcagtgtcaagtgcgtaggaagagtaatatatatagtcagaagggggttgagtttgagctgagtcattgtcctgcaaaagtatcaaaggtaatgtgctaccgtatatactcgcgtataagccgagtttttcagcccaaaaaaagggctgaaaaagccggcctcggcttatacgcgggtcaatacggtagaggggggagggaaggaggagggggagggaggagggaggagggaacttaccgccgccgccgccgctgggcccgcgtcgtttcctgccaccgggagcggcctcctgcagctgcgcggaggctgccccggcccccgcccggccgcgccgccgcttcctggggccaggagcggcctcctgcggcagcgcagaggctgccccagcccccagccggccgcgccgccgcttcctggggccgggagcagcctcctgcggcggcgcagaggctgccccggcccccgcccgagccgccgcttcctggggcctggggcggcctcctgcggctgcgcagaggctgccccggcccccgcccggccgcgccgccgcttcctggggcctggggcggcctcctgtggctgcgcagaggctgccccagcccccgcccggccgcgccgccgcatcctggggcctggggcggcctcctgcaactgcagggaggctgccccagcccctgccgccgccaccagggccgcaccgcttgctttcgggagcccgtcaggtaagtctgcggggggggaggggttataagctgaccctcggcttatacgcgggtgcctaattttcccccatttttggggagaaattaggcacctcggcttatacgcgggtcggcttatacacgggtatatacggtaatcattgtcctgtaagtatcaagataatgtgctaatgagggtgtggtatgttaatgtggagccattgtatcctgaagtgatctgttaacatgtggaatccaaagctaatctgcacggctattgtggactgtagtctttgttagtctggagtttttcaggacaggaagccaagccaagttcttcagtgttactcctctgaagatgcctgccacagctgctggtgaaacgtcaggaaagaaaataccaagaccacggtcacacagcccggataacctacaagaactgacgaAAGGGCCTAATGTTTGCCACGAGCTTCCATGCAATACTCTTTGGTGTACATGCTACTTAATTCAGCAGGGCTGTGCACTCAGATGCTTTTTCTCCATGGGCACATCACCTTTATTGAATCATGATGTTCATTATGCATATGATACTTGAGAATCTTTAATGTGCAGCAATGTTGTGACAGTAGCAATCCCGCAAAACAACAATACTTACATCTTAACAAAACCTCTGTTTTTGGATCTGACCCTTTCTTTAGGAAATAAAGGATACTATAGAGATTAATGGTGCCTTTTCGGGGAATACTTTCTAAGAAAGAAGAAAGTAATGATTATTTGAATAAAGTCTATTTCTATCTATTTCTGGAGTAATACTTGTAATACAACAAATACATGTTGGTGGAATAACGTCTGCAACTCAGTTTCGAAACAATAGTGGAAACTAATTGGTTGATGGAATGTTGATGGCTACTCAGTCTCGATAGCGGAAAAGAATAATTGGAATTAGGGAGTTGGAATTATGGAGTTGGCTACTCAGTCTCGATAGTGGAAACAAATTAGTTGGAATTATGTCGGCTACTCGATCTCAAAATAGTGTCATAAGTGAATTAGAAGTTGGAATGATAGCGGAAACGAATAGTTGGAATTAGGGAGTTGGAATTATGGAGTTGGCTACTCAGTCTCGATAGTGGAAACAAATTAGTTGGAATGATGTCAGCTATTGGATCTCAAAATAGTGTCATAAGTGAATTAGAAGTTGGAATGATGGCTATTATCGA
This window encodes:
- the LOC130486793 gene encoding gastrokine-1-like, whose product is MPPPPRSSKWAVTRKQILVAVLVELVMASASESNAIQLINKGNNGGTVYQTVNINNNYNVATFNTYLGTHSTNAIVDYNAGLIVYQLPYKRICIVSRMNRSTFPSISQLENMVHEENPSLHALHRNYGISRKLVKNLYQLGKPTQAMCGGFTTYWATEFQRLDPSIGGRGCAGVRLLILDVNLCGGISLF